CTAACTGGAGAAGGTATTGAAAACGCACCATCTTTGAATATACTCTTCTCCCCAATTTCTTTCAGTATGGAGCCATCCAAAATGGCGGTAATAACATCAGtaatctcttcttcaaaatagGGGCAAGCCTTCAATAAAGTATCAGGGATAGAACAAAATAAACtcttaaaaaaatctgaagtCCTTTGGGCTGTGATTTTGAGGAATTCCATTGTTAACGgtaattgaaaaaaaactctaaAACCTTCAGTGTAGAGAGTGATCTTTcttaaatttgaaagtctCATAATTTCATCGGACTGCAAATGATTTAAAAATCGTACCTGATCAATTTGAATGCCTGCAGCGAAAAATTCTGTTTGAATTCTTCCATAAACAGACGGATTACGCAATAAACTCTTACGCAGTGAAACATTCAATGTTGCTTCTGGAAAACTATTCCTGCCCAAATTTAAATTTGCAGATAAGGTTGGAAATAATCTGTTTGTGAATATGACACAGTGTAAATCAGAATCAATCAGAGAAATGGGCGCCGTTAAAGTCACCAATGATGTTAAAGCCCTTGTAGTGTCTAAAAATGCAACGTCTGAAACTAAAAGTGAACCGTTTAAATTTCTCAATAACAttgttaaaaatttgatgcactttttttttgatgatggTAGTATTGTTAATTTTCTCAAACCGTGTGCTAAATATTTTATCCCaccttgatttttttccttttcgtcCATTTCTGACATATCAATAGTTTCCTCAACTTTATTAACATCCggtatatttttgaatgaagtCGAATTCAATTCTGCGTAAACATCAACATCCAATAATGAAAGTGTCGTAAGAAATCTCAAAACTGCTGTGTGAGAAATCGATTCATTTTCGTCTAGAGTAGTATAAAGATCCAAAACGTTATCAAAATGAGGTACTTCGGGTTGTGACTGTAAATTCAACTCCGTATCgaggtttttttttgttgaattACTAGATGCATCATCAAAACTTAAGGAATACAATCCCGTCGATTCAGCAGTTGCCTCGGGGTAAACATTTTGACTTTTATCACTACCaggagaagaaatcaaatttgtcggtgatgatgatgatggtggAATATTAGATGATAAAGGTGGCGAAAATGGACCTGAGAATGGAAATGCATTTGATGGAGTACCCTGTAGTAAAGACGCCTGGAGTAGTTGTGACTGTTGAGATGTTGACGATGCTGTTTGTGGTGTCGGGGTCCCATGATTTGACACGGTAGTAAGTAAGGTGGAAACATTGAACGTTGAATAAATGTCATCAAATAGTGATATTGAAAGTTGTGAAACCAATCTAACATAGTCTGAATCGGATTCCAAATTTATAACTGCATCTGATGGTTGCCAAGAActtgctgttgttgctgttgttgctgttgttgttatgGCCGTTTTCGGCGCTATTGTCGTTGTTTGAGCAGTGCTCCTGCGTTCATTACCCATGAAGGCAGACTGAGATTGActtttatcattattacGCAAACCAGTGATGGTCTTGCTATCGTTAACATTATTATTATGATTATTATTATGGTTACGGTTATGGTTGTGATTATGATTATGACTATGATTATGATTATGATTACGATCCTGATTGTGATtgctattattattacCGCTAATTGACGTTTGGGTATGATAAAGTGATGACGCCATTGCGTTTGCATTAATACCTGATGAATCTAGAATTTGATTTGCCACTGGTGATTGTACCggtattgaagaagatgaatttgttgaatttAGATTCCCAATAGAAGAATGAGTGTTGTTTGTTGATCCAGTAGAAACTCTTCTCATGGAATAAATTAAAGAACAATAGTCCCTTGGTCTTGATAACATCCAAAAGATTAAAGCCTTTGAAGCACATAGGAGTAAATAGCAATGGTATATTGTCTTCTTGATTGAGTTCGATAAACCTTTTACCATTtctaaaaatttcaaaagactTTTAGAAGTAACATAGTAGCAACCGAATAATTCAACATGCTgaataatttttgattcGATACTTTGATGATTCTCAAGTAACGGTTTTAAAACTGTCATTCGGatatatcttgaaaattctaCTGGATTTGATGCCGCAATAAATCTGAACAGATAATCTAAAGTGCGATCAACCTTAACAGTATATTCTGGGTAATCgttttgtttcaaaaaatattgataatttGGTAAAATGTTAGAAGTCACAACTGAAGAATTACCATACAGATGATACGACATTCCCAAAAGCACATTCAAAGTGTTTGTATTGAATTTTAATCTCGAACAAATATCGAGTAACTTAGCAGCAATCTCCGAATCCAAAGGTGGTGGCGCAGTTGCATGAAACCCTGATCTGTGAGTCGAATAACCAACAACAGATCCAGTGAATGATCTGTTTTGCTTTTCGTGCGTGTCATTTTGCTCACCGAGCTCTGCCGCTTTCCTCCTTGAGTCTAAATTGTCCCAGTAGTAATCCAAGTTGTCGCTCAATAACCTGAGAAGGACCAGGACCGACTGGATGGCTTCCGTCGACAGCTTATTAGAAATGATCGTCTCGCCTTGCAAAATGATCTCAATGGTATCCAAATTTGTCTCCACCACCCTGTTGAGGTTCTGATTCACCGAGATATCCAGCACAACCGATCTGCATCTAACAAATGCTTCATCGCATTCCACCTGTGAATACGTTTGTAAGCCTGACTCGATCGGCAATATCGGCAGGATTCTATCCACATATAAATGCTTCAACAGCGCTTTTATCATATTGACTTTGTCGTTCGACCCTGATGCCGCCTCTGAGTTCGCCTTGGAACTCGTGCTAGCGCTTGTACTCATGCTCGTCGTCGTGCTCGCTCAGAAACAACCAAGGGGGCACCCGCCAATACTGTCTTATTCGCCTACAGAAGACCTCGCAACTCCTATCTCGAGTCGCCCTTtgtcttgaaaatgatgaaccTTCACCTATTGCGTCACTCCCGTGTTGTCTACTCGCCGATCACTGTTCGTTGCTATGGCGCAGCCGAATAAAAATGCTCACAAACTACTAAAACTTAGACGCTGAACTTCGCTCACTCGTTCGCCAGCTTATCGCCACAGATATGACAGATTGAACCAAACTTGCTCACTCACGGACACACACAGACGCAATGTGTTACTTTTACTTCAACAACTAGCTTTTTCTCCTCCACCTCGAGAAGTATGGATTTCTTTgtcgaaaatttttgtccTTGAGCGGTTGTTGATTTACCTTTACCTGTTTTCACCGGCTTCACTCGTTATACTTGCTTTacatttccatttcattttcggtgtcaattttgaatgatctAAAAAACAATCTCATTTTCCCGCTCCCAAAACTTCATTTCATCCGCCATATCACTTTTTCCCAACTCCAACaaaatcatttcttttttctcttcttttgtttgtCTTTTCCAAAGTCTCACCGCTCTTATCAGCAACCCCCACTTTGTCCGAAAATGGAGATAGCAGATGTACGGAAAAAGAAACCAGGCTTTATTCTCGTTTCTTTTATCCATCACCTTTTTGGGATGCAGGTATAGCGTGCGGGGAACAGCCGTGCAGCCTGCCGCCCCCTTTGTACGTTCGTGGTGCGCGCTCTGGCTATTCTCCTTTTTTTGCTACAACGAAGCGTAAAAACCGTCTTTCTCCGTTCGGCAAATCGTCCGTTCCGGTCTCCGTCCTTCCGGCCTGTGTTCCGCATTTTTGTGTCCTTGGCAAATAAAAGTGTCCAGCCCACCTCCGGACACCACTCCATTGTTTGCTCCAACGGCCCCCGATAATGACATTTCACCTCCACTGGACTGGACCCCCCAACAGGCTGGGTCGCACTATTTATCGGAGATATCAGACTCTGCTCGGTGCCAGTATCCTTGCGGCGATATGCTCTCGTTCGAGTGCACAGATACACACAGTGAACATCACGTTCTGGGTGCCCGCTGGCATTACACGTGACACGTAATGTTCAGGAGCTTACGAAGCGACAAGAGGACAGAGTTGAGTACAGAGTACAGAGTACAGAGTACAGAGTGGTTAGAGTGGTTAGAGTAGTAAGCTATGTACAGTCTTGACCGTTGCTAAGGTGGACACTCAGTATGTGGAGGTGTCGGTCGGTTCGATAACTATACAAAAATTGTTCCTGTTGGGCCCATCATGTAGTTTTACTTTGGAAAAGCTGTCGAATGGCAACGCCGcatcttgttttttattcGCATTAGCACACGCGCTTGCGTCTTTGTGTCGCAGACGGAAAAGGAAATAACACAGTTTTTGGGAATCGTGGCACCGCACGGGTTCGAACCCTTGActttgcatcatttttgtgAAATGCTCCTTATCGATGTATCTTGAGTTCTCCATACATGGCAGTGGCAGCACGAGGAAGCAGTAACCGTTTGGCTTGATGAACTGGGGCAGTCGCTTTATCATTTCGCCCCGTTCCGACGGCGTGGGCACGAAATTGAGCACCAGTGAGCAGGAAACGAGGGCGAAGGTGTCAGTTTCTTCCTTTGGCAGTGGCCGCAGCATGAAATCTTGTTTGGTTATGCCCCGCGTGTCGTTTGCGTTGTTGAGATCAATGCGTATTACCGGGTTGAAGATGCCGCTCTTCGATATTGCGTTTTCGCAACTTAGCGAGCCAATTTCGAGCGCTGGACCGGAGTTTTTGGCAGTTCTTAGCTCTCGCAACCATTGGACGAGTTTTTTTGACGAGTCACCACCCCGATCGGTCGATTGGCCGTTACGGCTCGCCATTTGGTAGGTCGCCAGTCCGCCTTCGGTTGTTATTTGACTGGTAATGTAGCCCAAGTTCTGTA
The genomic region above belongs to Zygotorulaspora mrakii chromosome 8, complete sequence and contains:
- the BMT2 gene encoding 25S rRNA (adenine2142-N1)-methyltransferase (similar to Saccharomyces cerevisiae YBR141C; ancestral locus Anc_3.123), whose protein sequence is MLSKKRKSITGNKVAKFGSTTIKPSKARRIIRKFHVLINKRKIICDELGITLDSNDEKKNLAAIASQITALDKTQFKKGLDNTGFLKSSQSDLPSRDLMLQNLGYITSQITTEGGLATYQMASRNGQSTDRGGDSSKKLVQWLRELRTAKNSGPALEIGSLSCENAISKSGIFNPVIRIDLNNANDTRGITKQDFMLRPLPKEETDTFALVSCSLVLNFVPTPSERGEMIKRLPQFIKPNGYCFLVLPLPCMENSRYIDKEHFTKMMQSQGFEPVRCHDSQKLCYFLFRLRHKDASACANANKKQDAALPFDSFSKVKLHDGPNRNNFCIVIEPTDTSTY